The following are encoded in a window of Peromyscus leucopus breed LL Stock chromosome X, UCI_PerLeu_2.1, whole genome shotgun sequence genomic DNA:
- the LOC114704893 gene encoding LOW QUALITY PROTEIN: rho GTPase-activating protein 5-like (The sequence of the model RefSeq protein was modified relative to this genomic sequence to represent the inferred CDS: inserted 3 bases in 3 codons; deleted 1 base in 1 codon) has translation MMAKNKEPHPPAYTVSVVGLSGTEKDKGNCGVGKSCLCNRFVRSKADEYYPEHTSVLSTIDFGGRVVNNDHFLYWGDITQNGEDGVECKIHVIEQTEFIDDQTFLPHQSTNLQPYIKRAAASKLQSAEKLMYICTDQLGLEQDFEQKQMPEGKLNVDGFLLCIDVSQGCNRKFDDQLKFVNNLFVQLSKSKKPVIIAATKCDECVDHYLREVQAFASNKKNLLVVXTSARFNVNIETCFTALVQMLDKTRGKPKIIPYLDAYKTQRQLVVTATDKFEKLVQTVRDYHATWKTVSNKLKNHPDYEEYINLEGTRKARNTFSKHIEQLKQEHIRKRREEYISSLPRAFNTLLPHLEEIEHLNWLEALKLMKKRADFQLCFVVLEKNPWDETDHIDKINDKRIPFDLLSTLEAEKVYQNHVQHLISEKRRLEMKEKFKKTLEKIQFISPGQPWEEVMCFVMENEAFKYITEADSKEVYGRHQREIVERAKEEFQEMLFEHSEPFYDLDLNVTPSSDKMSEIHTVLSEEPRYKALQKLASDRESLLLKHIGFVYHPTKETCLSGQYCTDIKVEHLLANSLLQLDHGRLRLYHDSTNIDKVNLFILGKDGLAQELANEIRTQSTDDEYALDGKIYELDLRPVDAKSPYLLSQLWTAAFKPHGCFCVFNSIESLSFIGEFIGKIRTEASQIRKXKYMANLPFTLILANQRDSISKNLPILRHQGQQLANKLQCPFVDVPTGTYPRKFNESQIKQALRGVLESVKHNLDVVSTVPINNDVSEADLRIVMCAMCGDPFSVDLILSPFLESHSCSAAQAGQSNSLMLDKIIGEKRRRIQITILSYHSSIGVRKDELVHGYILVYSAKQKASMGMLCAFLSEVQDTIPVQLVAVTDSQADFFENEAIKELMNEGEQIATEITAKFTALYSLSQYHRQTEVFTLFFSDVLEXKNMIENSYLSDNTRESTHQSEDVFLPSPRDYFPYNNYPDSDDDTEAPPPYSPIGDDVQLLPTPSDRSRYRLDLEGNEYPVHSTPNCHDHERNHKVSPPIKPKPVVPKTNVKKLDPNLLKTIEAGIGKNPRKQTSRMPLPHPEDMDSSDNYAEPLDTIFKQKGYSDEIYVVPDDSQNRIIKIRNSFVNNTQGDEENGFSDRTSKGHGERRPSKYKYKSKTLFSKAKSYYRRTHSDASDDEAFTTSKTKRKGRHRGSEDPLLSPVETWKGGIDNPAITSDQEVDDKKIKKKTHKVKEDKKQKKKTKTFNPPTRRNWESNYFGMPLQDLVTAEKPISLFVEKCVEFIEDTGLCTEGLYRVSGNKTDQDNIQKQFDQDHNINLVSMEVTVNAVAVALKAFFADLPDPVIPYSLHPELLEAVKIPDKTERLHTLKEIVKKFHPVNYDVFRYVIMHLNRVSEQNKINLMTADNLSICFWPTLMRPDFENREFLSTTKIHQSVVETFIQLCQFFFYNGEIVETANAVAPPPPSNPGQLVESLVPLQLPPPLQPQLIQPQLQADPLGII, from the exons ATGATGGCAAAAAACAAAGAGCCTCATCCTCCAGCCTATACTGTCAGTGTAGTTGGACTCTCTGGGACTGAAAAAGACAAAGGGAACTGTGGAGTTGGAAAATCTTGTTTGTGCAATAGATTTGTACGCTCAAAGGCAGATGAGTATTATCCAGAGCATACTTCTGTGCTTAGCACCATTGACTTTGGAGGCCGAGTAGTAAACAATGATCACTTTTTATACTGGGGTGACATAACTCAAAATGGTGAAGATGGAGTAGAATGCAAAATTCATGTCATTGAACAAACAGAGTTCATTGATGACCAGACTTTCTTGCCTCATCAAAGTACAAATTTACAACCATATATAAAACGTGCAGCTGCCTCTAAATTGCAGTCAGCAGAAAAACTAATGTACATTTGCACTGATCAGCTAGGCTTGGAGCAAGACTTTGAACAGAAGCAAATGCCTGAAGGGAAGCTCAATGTAGATGGATTTTTATTGTGTATTGATGTAAGTCAAGGATGTAATAGGAAGTTTGATGATCAACTTAAATTTGTGAATAACCTTTTTGTCCAGCTATCAAAATCCAAAAAGCCTGTGATAATAGCAGCAACTAAATGTGATGAATGTGTGGATCATTATCTTAGAGAAGTTCAAGCATTTGCTTCAAACAAAAAGAACCTTCTTGTAG GAACATCAGCACGATTTAATGTCAACATTGAGACATGTTTTACTGCATTGGTACAAATGTTGGATAAAACTCGTGGCAAACCTAAAATTATTCCCTATCTGGATGCTTATAAAACACAAAGACAACttgttgtcacagcaacagataagTTCGAAAAACTTGTACAGACTGTGAGAGATTATCATGCAACTTGGAAAACTGttagtaataaattaaaaaatcatcctgattatGAAGAATACATCAACTTAGAGGGTACAAGAAAGGCCAGAAATACGTTCTCAAAGCATATAGAACAACTCAAGCAGGAACAtataagaaaaaggagagaagaatatATAAGTTCCTTACCACGGGCTTTCAATACTCTCTTGCCTCATCTAGAAGAGATTGAACATTTGAATTGGTTGGAAGCTTTGAAGTTAATGAAAAAGAGAGCAGATTTCCAGTTATGTTTTGTGGTGCTAGAAAAAAACCCTTGGGATGAAACTGACCACATCGACAAAATCAATGATAAACGGATCCCATTCGACCTCCTGAGCACTTTAGAAGCAGAAAAGGTCTATCAGAACCATGTTCAACATCTGATATCAGAGAAAAGAAGACTGGAAATGAAGGAGAAATTCAAGAAGACGTTAGAAAAAATTCAGTTCATTTCACCTGGGCAACCATGGGAGGAAGTGATGTGTTTTGTTATGGAGAatgaagcattcaaatacatCACTGAGGCTGATAGCAAAGAAGTATATGGTCGGCATCAGCGAGAGATAGTTGAAAGAGCCAAAGAAGAGTTTCAGGAAATGCTTTTTGAGCATTCGGAACCTTTTTATGATTTAGATCTTAATGTAACACCAAGTTCAGATAAAATGAGTGAAATTCATACCGTTCTAAGTGAAGAACCTAGATATAAAGCTTTACAGAAACTTGCATCTGATAGGGAATCTCTTCTACTTAAGCATATAGGATTTGTTTATCATCCCACTAAAGAAACCTGCCTCAGTGGCCAATATTGTACAGACATTAAAGTGGAACACTTACTTGCCAATAGTCTTTTACAGTTGGATCATGGCCGCTTACGCTTGTATCATGATAGTACCAATATAGATAAAGTTAATCTTTTCATTTTAGGGAAAGATGGCCTTGCCCAGGAACTAGCAAATGAGATAAGGACTCAATCCACTGATGATGAGTATGCCTTAGATGGAAAAATTTATGAACTTGATCTTCGGCCTGTTGATGCCAAATCGCCTTACCTTTTGAGTCAGTTATGGACTGCAGCCTTTAAACCACATGGGTGCTTCTGTGTATTTAATTCCATTGAGTCACTGAGTTTTATTGGGGAATTTATTGGAAAAATAAGAACTGAAGCTTCTcagatcagaa ataaatatatggctAATCTCCCATTTACATTAATTCTTGCTAATCAGAGGGACTCCATTAGTAAAAATCTACCAATTCTCAGGCACCAAGGACAGCAGTTGGCCAACAAATTGCAGTGTCCTTTTGTAGATGTACCTACTGGTACATATCCTCGTAAATTTAATGAATCACAAATAAAGCAAGCTCTAAGAGGAGTATTGGAATCAGTTAAACACAATTTAGATGTGGTGAGCACAGTTCCTATCAATAACGATGTGTCGGAAGCTGACTTGAGGATTGTcatgtgtgccatgtgtggtGACCCATTTAGTGTGGATCTCATTCTCTCACCCTTCCTTGAGTCTCACTCCTGCAGTGCTGCTCAAGCTGGACAGAGTAATTCCTTAATGCTTGACAAAATTATTGGTGAGAAAAGGAGGCGCATACAGATCACAATATTGTCATACCACTCCTCAATTGGAGTAAGAAAAGATGAACTGGTTCATGGCTATATATTAGTTTATTCTGCAAAACAGAAAGCATCAATGGGAATGCTTTGCGCATTTctgtcagaagttcaagatacCATTCCTGTACAACTGGTGGCAGTTACTGACAGTCAAGCAGATTTTTTTGAAAACGAGGCCATCAAGGAGTTAATGAATGAAGGAGAACAGATTGCAACTGAGATAACTGCTAAATTTACAGCATTATATTCTTTATCTCAGTATCATCGGCAAACTGAGGTCTTTACTCTGTTTTTCAGTGACgttctag aaaaaaatatgatagaaaATTCCTATTTGTCTGATAACACAAGGGAATCCACCCATCAAAGTGAAGATGTTTTCCTCCCATCTCCAAGAGACTATTTTCCCTATAACAACTACCCTGATTCAGATGATGACacagaagcaccacctccttatAGTCCTATTGGGGATGATGTACAGTTGCTTCCAACACCCAGTGACCGCTCCAGATACAGGTTAGATTTAGAAGGAAATGAGTATCCTGTTCATAGCACCCCAAACTGTCACGATCATGAACGTAACCATAAAGTGTCTCCGCCTATTAAACCTAAACCAGTTGTACCTaaaacaaatgtg aaaaaaCTGGATCCaaaccttttaaaaacaattgaaGCTGGTATTGgtaaaaatccaagaaaacagaCTTCCCGGATGCCTTTGCCACATCCTGAAGATATGGATTCTTCAGATAACTATGCGGAACCCCTTGACACAATTTTCAAACAGAAGGGCTATTCTGATGAGATTTATGTTGTCCCAGATGATAGTCAGAATCGAATTATTAAAATTCGAAACTCATTTGTAAATAACACTCAAGGAGATGAAGAAAATGGGTTTTCTGATAGAACCTCCAAAGGTCACGGGGAACGTAGGCcttcaaaatacaaatataaatctaAGACATTGTTTAGTAAAGCCAAGTCATACTATAGAAGAACACATTCAGATGCAAGTGATGATGAGGCCTTCACTacttctaaaacaaaaagaaaaggaagacatcgTGGAAGTGAAGACCCACTGCTTTCACCTGTTGAAACCTGGAAAGGTGGTATCGATAATCCTGCAATCACATCTGACCAGGAGGTAGATGAtaagaagataaagaagaaaacccacaaagtaaaggaagataaaaagcagaaaaagaaaactaagacctTCAATCCACCAACACGTAGAAATTGGGAAAGTAATTACTTTGGGATGCCCCTCCAGGATCTGGTTACAGCTGAGAAGCCTATATCACTGTTTGTTGAAAAATGTGTAGAATTTATTGAAGACACAGGATTATGTACTGAAGGATTGTACCGTGTTAGTGGAAATAAAACTGATCAAGACAACATTCAAAAGCAGTTTGATCAAGATCATAATATCAATCTAGTATCCATGGAAGTGACAGTAAATGCTGTAGCTGTAGCTCTCAAAGCTTTCTTTGCTGACTTGCCAGATCCTGTGATTCCGTATTCACTCCATCCAGAGCTATTGGAAGCAGTGAAAATCCCAGATAAAACAGAACGCCTTCACACCTTGAAAGAAATTGTTAAGAAATTTCATCCCGTAAACTATGATGTATTCAGATATGTGATAATGCATCTAAACAGGGTTAGTGagcaaaataaaatcaacctAATGACAGCAGACAACTTATCCATCTGTTTTTGGCCGACTTTGATGAGACCTGATTTTGAAAATCGAGAGTTTCTGTCTACCACTAAAATCCATCAATCTGTCGTTGAAACATTTATTCAACTGTGCCAGTTTTTCTTTTACAATGGAGAAATTGTAGAAACTGCGAACGCTGTGGCTCCTCCCCCACCTTCAAATCCAGGACAGTTGGTGGAATCACTGGTACCCCTTCAGTTACCACCACCCTTGCAACCTCAGCTAATTCAACCGCAATTGCAGGCAGACCCTCTTGGTATTATATGA